The DNA window TCCTCATCGACCTGCGCAACAAGGGGCTCACCGGCAAGGAGGCCGAGCAGGCCCTCGAAGCGGCCGGCATTACGGCCAACAAGAACATGGTGCCGTTCGACGACAAGAGCCCGTTCGTCACGAGCGGGCTGCGCCTGGGAACGCCCGCAATGACCACCCGCGGGTTCGGGCCGGATGAGTTTGCCCACGTGGCGGAGATGATCGACCGGGTCCTTCAGGATCCCGAGGATGAGGACACGCAGGCAGCGGTGGAACGGGAGGTGAAGGCCCTCTGCGACCAGCACCCGCTGTACGATGTCGCTATGGCGTAGGCGGGAACGACCCTGCGCGTCGGACGGTTCGAGATCCAGTACGAAATCTCTGCTCGCGTTCGCCCACCCTGTTCACTGGACGACCTGCGTGTGTCCCCATGCCGTCGATGGATCGCGGTACATTTAGCTCTTCCTCCCGGGCCGAACTCATTGAGATCGGCCGCAAGCTCTACGAAGAAGCCCTGGTGCGCCGGGAGGACGAGTTGATCACCGATCCGCGGGGCCAGCCGATCGGGTGGCTCCTGGACACACGCGTGCCCACACTCGACGGGGAACTGTTCACGGAAGTCGGGTCGGTGATTGCCGAGCGGCTCCGAGAGCGGGGCGCCCGCCAGGTGGTAGGGTACGGGTTCGGGGCCCATCCCCTCGTCTGCAGCGTGTTGGCCGTGAGTGAGGGCGACGAGTTTAAGGGGGGGCTCATCCGAGAAGAGCGGAAGGAGCACGGGCGGCGCCGGCTCGTGGAGGGGCCCATCGACGCCGACCAGCCCGTCGTGATGGTGGACGACATCATCAACAGCGGCCGCAGTGCCTCCGAGGCCCTTCGCCTCGTGCGCAGTGCCGGGTTTGCGGTTGACGGGCTCCTGACGCTCTTCAACTTCACCTGGAGCAACGGCCAGGACCGCATCGAGGCGGAGGGCCTGTGGGTGGACTCCCTCCTCGACCTCAACCTGCAGGAGGGGACGGGCAGCGGGTCCGACAGCGCGTAGGGACGAAATCGAAACCGCTCAGGACGAACGCTTTCGCCGGATCGCAGTCACGGTCGTATGCCCGAGGTCCCATCTTCACAGACGGACACGCCCGCCGGG is part of the Salinibacter ruber DSM 13855 genome and encodes:
- a CDS encoding orotate phosphoribosyltransferase, coding for MPSMDRGTFSSSSRAELIEIGRKLYEEALVRREDELITDPRGQPIGWLLDTRVPTLDGELFTEVGSVIAERLRERGARQVVGYGFGAHPLVCSVLAVSEGDEFKGGLIREERKEHGRRRLVEGPIDADQPVVMVDDIINSGRSASEALRLVRSAGFAVDGLLTLFNFTWSNGQDRIEAEGLWVDSLLDLNLQEGTGSGSDSA